The following are encoded together in the Vicia villosa cultivar HV-30 ecotype Madison, WI unplaced genomic scaffold, Vvil1.0 ctg.000397F_1_1, whole genome shotgun sequence genome:
- the LOC131627714 gene encoding probable leucine-rich repeat receptor-like serine/threonine-protein kinase At3g14840 isoform X3 — protein sequence MNTSSQFFFLSLIAIWLISLTAFGATTIHPDEKKALEDIATSLGKKDWNFGIDPCSNKPNWFTPPIPKILENNVTCNCSVPSDNFCHVTIISLKGQNLQGTLPRELNRLQYLQTIDLSRNYLNGTIPKEWGSMTNLLNMELTANQMSGNITSELGNLPQIRTLRFSSNNFSGELPVTLAKLATLQEFQISDNQFSGKIPDFIQNWTNINTLIIQGSGLSGPIPSEISLLRNLTDLRISDLNGSEYAPLPQLKNLTSLSKLLLRNCNINGTLPDLGTKTSLKYLDFSFNKLSGTIPSTYADINDIMNFIFLTGNLLTGPIPSWKTNVYVDLSYNNFSVSQGNRICQNDKVNLFSTSWANNNIGTVSCLSGCTNPSYSLYINCGGQQETVSRTSYNGDSDSPGAAKFHVSPTGNWAFSTTGIFIDSDQLGETYSPQNVTTLTMEDADLYMNARGSAISLTYYGFCLANGSYTVNLHFAEIMFRDDQTYGSLGRRVFDIYLQGKPVQKDFNIAKEAGGVGKKVIKQFKDVVVTSNTLEIRLYWAGKGTQALPNRSIFGPLISAISVESDSPPGTGSISAGAVVGIVVAATVIIILVFGILWWKGCFGKKNSLAKDLKSLDVQTGIFTLRQIKAATNNFDISNKIGEGGFGPVYKGCLPNGTLIAVKQLSSKSKQGNREFLNEIGMISALQHPYLVKLHGCCVEGDQLLLIYEYLENNSLARALFGSEEHQIKLHWSTRQKICVGIARGLAYLHEESRLKVVHRDIKATNVLLDTNLDPKISDFGLAKLDEEDNTHISTRIAGTYGYMAPEYAMHGYLTDKADVYSFGVVALEVVSGRNNTLHRAKEEAVYLLDWAHLLKERGDLMELVDRRLGSDFNKKEAMVMINVALLCTNVTSNLRPAMSSVVSYLEGRTMVPEFVSDSSEVMDEKKLEVMRQYYYQKEENNTSSTSHTQSQSLISDGPWTASSSSAVDLDSSYLDGRN from the exons atgaacACTTCCTCTCAATTTTTCTTCCTTTCACTCATTGCCATATGGCTCATATCTCTAACAGCTTTTGGAGCTACTACTATTCACCCGGACGAAA agaaagcTCTTGAAGATATAGCTACATCACTTGGTAAGAAGGATTGGAACTTCGGCATAGATCCATGCAGCAACAAACCTAACTGGTTTACGCCTCCCATACCCAAAATCTTAGAAAACAATGTAACCTGTAACTGCTCTGTTCCTAGTGACAACTTCTGTCATGTTACTATAAT AAGTTTGAAAGGGCAAAATCTTCAAGGCACTCTCCCACGGGAACTGAACAGGTTGCAATACCTTCAAACTAT TGACCTCTCTCGCAATTACTTGAACGGTACAATTCCTAAAGAATGGGGCTCCATGACGAATCTTCTTAACAT GGAGTTAACGGCCAATCAAATGTCTGGAAATATTACTTCTGAGCTTGGGAATCTCCCCCAGATTCGAACACT GCGATTTTCTTCTAACAATTTTTCTGGAGAGCTACCTGTGACATTAGCCAAGCTCGCTACATTGCAAGAGTT CCAAATTTCGGACAACCAATTCTCAGGAAAGATACCCGATTTTATTCAGAACTGGACTAATATCAATACGCT AATCATTCAAGGGAGCGGATTAAGTGGACCAATTCCTTCCGAAATTTCACTATTGAGAAACTTAACCGACTT GAGAATTAGTGATTTAAATGGATCTGAATATGCACCTTTGCCGCAACTTAAAAATCTGACATCGTTAAGCAAACT GCTTCTAAGGAATTGCAACATCAATGGAACACTACCTGATCTCGGGACTAAGACATCGTTAAAATACTT AGACTTCAGCTTTAACAAATTAAGTGGAACAATTCCAAGTACCTATGCTGACATAAACGATATTATGAACTTCAT ATTTTTAACTGGAAACCTTCTCACAGGACCAATACCTTCTTGGAAAACGAACGTCTACGT AGATCTTTCGTACAATAACTTCAGCGTCAGCCAAGGGAATCGGATATGTCAAAATGATAAAGT AAACTTGTTTTCTACCTCATGggcaaataataacat AGGAAcagtttcgtgtttgagcggaTGCACCAATC CCTCCTACTCCCTTTATATAAATTGTGGTGGACAGCAAGAAACAGTTAGCAGAACAAGTTATAATGGCGATTCAGATTCACCTGGAGCAGCTAAATTCCATGTCAGTCCAACAGGAAATTGGGCATTTAGCACCACTGGTATATTCATTGATAGTGACCAACTCGGAGAAACTTATTCCCCGCAAAATGTCACCACACTTACTATGGAAGATGCTGATTTGTACATGAATGCACGTGGTTCTGCTATTTCTTTGACTTATTATGGGTTTTGCCTGGCAAATGGAAGCTACACAGTAAATCTACATTTTGCTGAAATAATGTTCAGAGACGACCAAACTTATGGAAGTCTTGGAAGACGTGTATTTGATATCTACCTTCAG GGAAAGCCAGTGCAAAAGGACTTCAATATTGCCAAAGAAGCAGGAGGAGTTGGTAAGAAAGTTATAAAACAGTTCAAAGATGTTGTTGTCACTAGTAATACCTTGGAGATCCGTTTGTATTGGGCTGGAAAAGGGACACAGGCTCTCCCAAATagatcaatatttggtcctcttATATCTGCCATATCAGTGGAATCTG ACTCTCCACCTGGAACTGGAAGCATATCTGCAGGAGCTGTGGTTGGAATTGTGGTTGCAGCAACAGTTATTATCATTCTAGTATTTGGTATACTTTGGTGGAAAGgatgttttggaaaaaaaaactcaTTAGCAAAAG ACTTGAAGAGTTTAGACGTTCAAACGGGTATATTTACCTTACGACAAATCAAAGCAGCTACAAATAACTTCGATATTTCCAATAAGATTGGAGAAGGAGGATTTGGTCCTGTTTACAAG GGATGTTTACCCAATGGGACATTGATAGCAGTAAAGCAACTTTCTTCTAAGTCAAAGCAAGGGAATCGTGAGTTTTTAAATGAGATAGGCATGATTTCTGCTTTGCAACATCCTTATCTCGTTAAACTCCATGGCTGCTGTGTGGAGGGAGATCAGTTGTTGCTGATATATGAATACCTGGAAAACAATAGTCTAGCTCGTGCCTTATTTG GTTCAGaggaacaccaaataaaattacATTGGTCAACAAGGCAGAAGATTTGTGTTGGTATTGCTAGAGGTTTGGCATACCTCCATGAAGAATCAAGACTGAAGGTTGTTCACAGGGACATCAAGGCCACTAATGTATTGCTTGATACGAATCTTGACCCAAAGATATCTGATTTTGGTTTGGCCAAGCTTGACGAGGAGGACAATACTCACATTAGTACTAGAATTGCCGGGACCTA TGGATATATGGCTCCTGAATATGCAATGCATGGTTATTTAACAGACAAAGCAGATGTTTATAGTTTTGGAGTTGTTGCCTTGGAAGTCGTTAGTGGAAGAAACAACACCCTTCATCGGGCAAAGGAGGAAGCAGTCTATCTTCTTGATTGG GCACATTTGTTGAAAGAAAGGGGTGACCTAATGGAGCTAGTTGATAGAAGATTAGGTTCAGATTTCAACAAAAAGGAAGCTATGGTGATGATCAATGTGGCTCTTCTATGCACCAATGTCACTTCAAATCTTAGGCCTGCCATGTCATCAGTTGTAAGTTACCTTGAAGGAAGGACTATGGTTCCAGAGTTTGTTTCAGATTCAAGTGAAGTAATGGATGAAAAGAAGTTGGAAGTAATGAGGCAGTATTACTACCAGAAGGAAGAAAATAATACAAGTAGTACGTCACATACACAAAGTCAGAGTTTAATAAGTGATGGGCCATGGACTGCTTCATCTTCATCAGCTGTAGACCTTGATTCTTCCTATTTGGATGGAAGAAATTAA
- the LOC131627714 gene encoding probable leucine-rich repeat receptor-like serine/threonine-protein kinase At3g14840 isoform X1: MNTSSQFFFLSLIAIWLISLTAFGATTIHPDEKKALEDIATSLGKKDWNFGIDPCSNKPNWFTPPIPKILENNVTCNCSVPSDNFCHVTIISLKGQNLQGTLPRELNRLQYLQTIDLSRNYLNGTIPKEWGSMTNLLNINLLGNRLTGSIPKEIANISTLIQLELTANQMSGNITSELGNLPQIRTLRFSSNNFSGELPVTLAKLATLQEFQISDNQFSGKIPDFIQNWTNINTLIIQGSGLSGPIPSEISLLRNLTDLRISDLNGSEYAPLPQLKNLTSLSKLLLRNCNINGTLPDLGTKTSLKYLDFSFNKLSGTIPSTYADINDIMNFIFLTGNLLTGPIPSWKTNVYVDLSYNNFSVSQGNRICQNDKVNLFSTSWANNNIGTVSCLSGCTNPSYSLYINCGGQQETVSRTSYNGDSDSPGAAKFHVSPTGNWAFSTTGIFIDSDQLGETYSPQNVTTLTMEDADLYMNARGSAISLTYYGFCLANGSYTVNLHFAEIMFRDDQTYGSLGRRVFDIYLQGKPVQKDFNIAKEAGGVGKKVIKQFKDVVVTSNTLEIRLYWAGKGTQALPNRSIFGPLISAISVESDSPPGTGSISAGAVVGIVVAATVIIILVFGILWWKGCFGKKNSLAKDLKSLDVQTGIFTLRQIKAATNNFDISNKIGEGGFGPVYKGCLPNGTLIAVKQLSSKSKQGNREFLNEIGMISALQHPYLVKLHGCCVEGDQLLLIYEYLENNSLARALFGSEEHQIKLHWSTRQKICVGIARGLAYLHEESRLKVVHRDIKATNVLLDTNLDPKISDFGLAKLDEEDNTHISTRIAGTYGYMAPEYAMHGYLTDKADVYSFGVVALEVVSGRNNTLHRAKEEAVYLLDWAHLLKERGDLMELVDRRLGSDFNKKEAMVMINVALLCTNVTSNLRPAMSSVVSYLEGRTMVPEFVSDSSEVMDEKKLEVMRQYYYQKEENNTSSTSHTQSQSLISDGPWTASSSSAVDLDSSYLDGRN; encoded by the exons atgaacACTTCCTCTCAATTTTTCTTCCTTTCACTCATTGCCATATGGCTCATATCTCTAACAGCTTTTGGAGCTACTACTATTCACCCGGACGAAA agaaagcTCTTGAAGATATAGCTACATCACTTGGTAAGAAGGATTGGAACTTCGGCATAGATCCATGCAGCAACAAACCTAACTGGTTTACGCCTCCCATACCCAAAATCTTAGAAAACAATGTAACCTGTAACTGCTCTGTTCCTAGTGACAACTTCTGTCATGTTACTATAAT AAGTTTGAAAGGGCAAAATCTTCAAGGCACTCTCCCACGGGAACTGAACAGGTTGCAATACCTTCAAACTAT TGACCTCTCTCGCAATTACTTGAACGGTACAATTCCTAAAGAATGGGGCTCCATGACGAATCTTCTTAACAT TAATCTCCTTGGAAATCGATTAACGGGTTCAATACCAAAGGAGATTGCAAATATATCAACCCTGATTCAGTT GGAGTTAACGGCCAATCAAATGTCTGGAAATATTACTTCTGAGCTTGGGAATCTCCCCCAGATTCGAACACT GCGATTTTCTTCTAACAATTTTTCTGGAGAGCTACCTGTGACATTAGCCAAGCTCGCTACATTGCAAGAGTT CCAAATTTCGGACAACCAATTCTCAGGAAAGATACCCGATTTTATTCAGAACTGGACTAATATCAATACGCT AATCATTCAAGGGAGCGGATTAAGTGGACCAATTCCTTCCGAAATTTCACTATTGAGAAACTTAACCGACTT GAGAATTAGTGATTTAAATGGATCTGAATATGCACCTTTGCCGCAACTTAAAAATCTGACATCGTTAAGCAAACT GCTTCTAAGGAATTGCAACATCAATGGAACACTACCTGATCTCGGGACTAAGACATCGTTAAAATACTT AGACTTCAGCTTTAACAAATTAAGTGGAACAATTCCAAGTACCTATGCTGACATAAACGATATTATGAACTTCAT ATTTTTAACTGGAAACCTTCTCACAGGACCAATACCTTCTTGGAAAACGAACGTCTACGT AGATCTTTCGTACAATAACTTCAGCGTCAGCCAAGGGAATCGGATATGTCAAAATGATAAAGT AAACTTGTTTTCTACCTCATGggcaaataataacat AGGAAcagtttcgtgtttgagcggaTGCACCAATC CCTCCTACTCCCTTTATATAAATTGTGGTGGACAGCAAGAAACAGTTAGCAGAACAAGTTATAATGGCGATTCAGATTCACCTGGAGCAGCTAAATTCCATGTCAGTCCAACAGGAAATTGGGCATTTAGCACCACTGGTATATTCATTGATAGTGACCAACTCGGAGAAACTTATTCCCCGCAAAATGTCACCACACTTACTATGGAAGATGCTGATTTGTACATGAATGCACGTGGTTCTGCTATTTCTTTGACTTATTATGGGTTTTGCCTGGCAAATGGAAGCTACACAGTAAATCTACATTTTGCTGAAATAATGTTCAGAGACGACCAAACTTATGGAAGTCTTGGAAGACGTGTATTTGATATCTACCTTCAG GGAAAGCCAGTGCAAAAGGACTTCAATATTGCCAAAGAAGCAGGAGGAGTTGGTAAGAAAGTTATAAAACAGTTCAAAGATGTTGTTGTCACTAGTAATACCTTGGAGATCCGTTTGTATTGGGCTGGAAAAGGGACACAGGCTCTCCCAAATagatcaatatttggtcctcttATATCTGCCATATCAGTGGAATCTG ACTCTCCACCTGGAACTGGAAGCATATCTGCAGGAGCTGTGGTTGGAATTGTGGTTGCAGCAACAGTTATTATCATTCTAGTATTTGGTATACTTTGGTGGAAAGgatgttttggaaaaaaaaactcaTTAGCAAAAG ACTTGAAGAGTTTAGACGTTCAAACGGGTATATTTACCTTACGACAAATCAAAGCAGCTACAAATAACTTCGATATTTCCAATAAGATTGGAGAAGGAGGATTTGGTCCTGTTTACAAG GGATGTTTACCCAATGGGACATTGATAGCAGTAAAGCAACTTTCTTCTAAGTCAAAGCAAGGGAATCGTGAGTTTTTAAATGAGATAGGCATGATTTCTGCTTTGCAACATCCTTATCTCGTTAAACTCCATGGCTGCTGTGTGGAGGGAGATCAGTTGTTGCTGATATATGAATACCTGGAAAACAATAGTCTAGCTCGTGCCTTATTTG GTTCAGaggaacaccaaataaaattacATTGGTCAACAAGGCAGAAGATTTGTGTTGGTATTGCTAGAGGTTTGGCATACCTCCATGAAGAATCAAGACTGAAGGTTGTTCACAGGGACATCAAGGCCACTAATGTATTGCTTGATACGAATCTTGACCCAAAGATATCTGATTTTGGTTTGGCCAAGCTTGACGAGGAGGACAATACTCACATTAGTACTAGAATTGCCGGGACCTA TGGATATATGGCTCCTGAATATGCAATGCATGGTTATTTAACAGACAAAGCAGATGTTTATAGTTTTGGAGTTGTTGCCTTGGAAGTCGTTAGTGGAAGAAACAACACCCTTCATCGGGCAAAGGAGGAAGCAGTCTATCTTCTTGATTGG GCACATTTGTTGAAAGAAAGGGGTGACCTAATGGAGCTAGTTGATAGAAGATTAGGTTCAGATTTCAACAAAAAGGAAGCTATGGTGATGATCAATGTGGCTCTTCTATGCACCAATGTCACTTCAAATCTTAGGCCTGCCATGTCATCAGTTGTAAGTTACCTTGAAGGAAGGACTATGGTTCCAGAGTTTGTTTCAGATTCAAGTGAAGTAATGGATGAAAAGAAGTTGGAAGTAATGAGGCAGTATTACTACCAGAAGGAAGAAAATAATACAAGTAGTACGTCACATACACAAAGTCAGAGTTTAATAAGTGATGGGCCATGGACTGCTTCATCTTCATCAGCTGTAGACCTTGATTCTTCCTATTTGGATGGAAGAAATTAA
- the LOC131627714 gene encoding probable leucine-rich repeat receptor-like serine/threonine-protein kinase At3g14840 isoform X2 — MNTSSQFFFLSLIAIWLISLTAFGATTIHPDEKKALEDIATSLGKKDWNFGIDPCSNKPNWFTPPIPKILENNVTCNCSVPSDNFCHVTIISLKGQNLQGTLPRELNRLQYLQTIDLSRNYLNGTIPKEWGSMTNLLNINLLGNRLTGSIPKEIANISTLIQLELTANQMSGNITSELGNLPQIRTLRFSSNNFSGELPVTLAKLATLQEFQISDNQFSGKIPDFIQNWTNINTLRISDLNGSEYAPLPQLKNLTSLSKLLLRNCNINGTLPDLGTKTSLKYLDFSFNKLSGTIPSTYADINDIMNFIFLTGNLLTGPIPSWKTNVYVDLSYNNFSVSQGNRICQNDKVNLFSTSWANNNIGTVSCLSGCTNPSYSLYINCGGQQETVSRTSYNGDSDSPGAAKFHVSPTGNWAFSTTGIFIDSDQLGETYSPQNVTTLTMEDADLYMNARGSAISLTYYGFCLANGSYTVNLHFAEIMFRDDQTYGSLGRRVFDIYLQGKPVQKDFNIAKEAGGVGKKVIKQFKDVVVTSNTLEIRLYWAGKGTQALPNRSIFGPLISAISVESDSPPGTGSISAGAVVGIVVAATVIIILVFGILWWKGCFGKKNSLAKDLKSLDVQTGIFTLRQIKAATNNFDISNKIGEGGFGPVYKGCLPNGTLIAVKQLSSKSKQGNREFLNEIGMISALQHPYLVKLHGCCVEGDQLLLIYEYLENNSLARALFGSEEHQIKLHWSTRQKICVGIARGLAYLHEESRLKVVHRDIKATNVLLDTNLDPKISDFGLAKLDEEDNTHISTRIAGTYGYMAPEYAMHGYLTDKADVYSFGVVALEVVSGRNNTLHRAKEEAVYLLDWAHLLKERGDLMELVDRRLGSDFNKKEAMVMINVALLCTNVTSNLRPAMSSVVSYLEGRTMVPEFVSDSSEVMDEKKLEVMRQYYYQKEENNTSSTSHTQSQSLISDGPWTASSSSAVDLDSSYLDGRN, encoded by the exons atgaacACTTCCTCTCAATTTTTCTTCCTTTCACTCATTGCCATATGGCTCATATCTCTAACAGCTTTTGGAGCTACTACTATTCACCCGGACGAAA agaaagcTCTTGAAGATATAGCTACATCACTTGGTAAGAAGGATTGGAACTTCGGCATAGATCCATGCAGCAACAAACCTAACTGGTTTACGCCTCCCATACCCAAAATCTTAGAAAACAATGTAACCTGTAACTGCTCTGTTCCTAGTGACAACTTCTGTCATGTTACTATAAT AAGTTTGAAAGGGCAAAATCTTCAAGGCACTCTCCCACGGGAACTGAACAGGTTGCAATACCTTCAAACTAT TGACCTCTCTCGCAATTACTTGAACGGTACAATTCCTAAAGAATGGGGCTCCATGACGAATCTTCTTAACAT TAATCTCCTTGGAAATCGATTAACGGGTTCAATACCAAAGGAGATTGCAAATATATCAACCCTGATTCAGTT GGAGTTAACGGCCAATCAAATGTCTGGAAATATTACTTCTGAGCTTGGGAATCTCCCCCAGATTCGAACACT GCGATTTTCTTCTAACAATTTTTCTGGAGAGCTACCTGTGACATTAGCCAAGCTCGCTACATTGCAAGAGTT CCAAATTTCGGACAACCAATTCTCAGGAAAGATACCCGATTTTATTCAGAACTGGACTAATATCAATACGCT GAGAATTAGTGATTTAAATGGATCTGAATATGCACCTTTGCCGCAACTTAAAAATCTGACATCGTTAAGCAAACT GCTTCTAAGGAATTGCAACATCAATGGAACACTACCTGATCTCGGGACTAAGACATCGTTAAAATACTT AGACTTCAGCTTTAACAAATTAAGTGGAACAATTCCAAGTACCTATGCTGACATAAACGATATTATGAACTTCAT ATTTTTAACTGGAAACCTTCTCACAGGACCAATACCTTCTTGGAAAACGAACGTCTACGT AGATCTTTCGTACAATAACTTCAGCGTCAGCCAAGGGAATCGGATATGTCAAAATGATAAAGT AAACTTGTTTTCTACCTCATGggcaaataataacat AGGAAcagtttcgtgtttgagcggaTGCACCAATC CCTCCTACTCCCTTTATATAAATTGTGGTGGACAGCAAGAAACAGTTAGCAGAACAAGTTATAATGGCGATTCAGATTCACCTGGAGCAGCTAAATTCCATGTCAGTCCAACAGGAAATTGGGCATTTAGCACCACTGGTATATTCATTGATAGTGACCAACTCGGAGAAACTTATTCCCCGCAAAATGTCACCACACTTACTATGGAAGATGCTGATTTGTACATGAATGCACGTGGTTCTGCTATTTCTTTGACTTATTATGGGTTTTGCCTGGCAAATGGAAGCTACACAGTAAATCTACATTTTGCTGAAATAATGTTCAGAGACGACCAAACTTATGGAAGTCTTGGAAGACGTGTATTTGATATCTACCTTCAG GGAAAGCCAGTGCAAAAGGACTTCAATATTGCCAAAGAAGCAGGAGGAGTTGGTAAGAAAGTTATAAAACAGTTCAAAGATGTTGTTGTCACTAGTAATACCTTGGAGATCCGTTTGTATTGGGCTGGAAAAGGGACACAGGCTCTCCCAAATagatcaatatttggtcctcttATATCTGCCATATCAGTGGAATCTG ACTCTCCACCTGGAACTGGAAGCATATCTGCAGGAGCTGTGGTTGGAATTGTGGTTGCAGCAACAGTTATTATCATTCTAGTATTTGGTATACTTTGGTGGAAAGgatgttttggaaaaaaaaactcaTTAGCAAAAG ACTTGAAGAGTTTAGACGTTCAAACGGGTATATTTACCTTACGACAAATCAAAGCAGCTACAAATAACTTCGATATTTCCAATAAGATTGGAGAAGGAGGATTTGGTCCTGTTTACAAG GGATGTTTACCCAATGGGACATTGATAGCAGTAAAGCAACTTTCTTCTAAGTCAAAGCAAGGGAATCGTGAGTTTTTAAATGAGATAGGCATGATTTCTGCTTTGCAACATCCTTATCTCGTTAAACTCCATGGCTGCTGTGTGGAGGGAGATCAGTTGTTGCTGATATATGAATACCTGGAAAACAATAGTCTAGCTCGTGCCTTATTTG GTTCAGaggaacaccaaataaaattacATTGGTCAACAAGGCAGAAGATTTGTGTTGGTATTGCTAGAGGTTTGGCATACCTCCATGAAGAATCAAGACTGAAGGTTGTTCACAGGGACATCAAGGCCACTAATGTATTGCTTGATACGAATCTTGACCCAAAGATATCTGATTTTGGTTTGGCCAAGCTTGACGAGGAGGACAATACTCACATTAGTACTAGAATTGCCGGGACCTA TGGATATATGGCTCCTGAATATGCAATGCATGGTTATTTAACAGACAAAGCAGATGTTTATAGTTTTGGAGTTGTTGCCTTGGAAGTCGTTAGTGGAAGAAACAACACCCTTCATCGGGCAAAGGAGGAAGCAGTCTATCTTCTTGATTGG GCACATTTGTTGAAAGAAAGGGGTGACCTAATGGAGCTAGTTGATAGAAGATTAGGTTCAGATTTCAACAAAAAGGAAGCTATGGTGATGATCAATGTGGCTCTTCTATGCACCAATGTCACTTCAAATCTTAGGCCTGCCATGTCATCAGTTGTAAGTTACCTTGAAGGAAGGACTATGGTTCCAGAGTTTGTTTCAGATTCAAGTGAAGTAATGGATGAAAAGAAGTTGGAAGTAATGAGGCAGTATTACTACCAGAAGGAAGAAAATAATACAAGTAGTACGTCACATACACAAAGTCAGAGTTTAATAAGTGATGGGCCATGGACTGCTTCATCTTCATCAGCTGTAGACCTTGATTCTTCCTATTTGGATGGAAGAAATTAA